The Negativicutes bacterium DNA window CCACTTTCAGCTGTCCGCTGATATGATACTGACAGAGTTCCTTCAAATAGGCTCTGCCTTTGGGATCCGCCAGCAAATAATCATAACGCACACCGGAACGGACGAATACTTTCTTCACCTTGGGAATCATTCTGGCCTCGCGCAGCAGAGCAAAATAATCGCTGTGGTCGGCATTTAAATTGGGACAGGGTTCGGGGAACAAACATTGACGATTGCTGCAGGTCCCCACCGTCAATTGTTTTTGACAGGAAGGGATGCGGAAATTGGCGCTGGGGCCGCCGATATCATGGATATAGCCCTTAAAGCGCTTGGATGTGGTCATCTGCCGAATTTCGCGTAAAATACTTTCATGACTGCGGGCCTGAATGATTCTGCCCTGATGACTGGTGATGGCACAAAAATTGCAGCCGCCAAAGCAGCCGCGGTGACTGGTAATGCTGAATTCCACTTCCTGCAGCGCCGGTACACCGCCCAAAGCATCGTAGCTGGGATGCCAGGCCCGTTCATAGGGTAAATCGTAAACCGCATCCAATTCGGCGGTGGAAAGCGGTTTTGCCGGCGGATTGACAATCAGCCAATTGGTTTTCTGTTTTTGCGCCAGCTTCTTACCGGAAAATGGATTTTGTTCCAGTTCGCTGAGACGAAACGCTGCGGCATAACTTCTTTTGTTATTGGCAACCTGTTCGTAGGAAGGCACCTCAACGGTATTCTCCTCCGGGCTGAACACTTCCTGCAGATAGGCGCTGCCGGCAATCTCGTGCAGTTTGGTCAGGGGTACGCCTCTTTGCGCATATTTCGCAATTTCCTTGATCTGTTTTTCTCCCATGCCGTAAATCAACAGATCGGCTTGGCTGTCCGCCAAAATAGACGGCAGCACTTTATCGTCCCAGTAATCGTAATGCGCCATTTTACGTAAACTCGCTTCAATTCCGCCGAGTATGATCGGTACATCACCATATAAGCGCCGAATGATCTGAGAATAAACCGTCACCGCCCGATTCGGCCTTTTGCCGCCGACTCCGCCGGCCGCATAATCGTCTTCGCTGCGCCGTTTTTTGTTCGCCGTATAATTATTCAGCATCGAATCCAAATTGCCGCTGGAGACCAGAAAAGCCAAACGCGGCCTGCCGAGCTGCGTAAATTGCTTGTCGTCCTGCCAATTGGGTTGGGCAATCATCCCCACCCGGAACCCTTCCGCTTCCAGCATGCGGCTGATAATCGCGCTGCCAAAGCTGGGATGATCGACATAAGCGTCGCCGCAAACCATAATAAAATCACATGTATCCCAGGCCCGCACCTGCATTTCGGCTGCATTCATCGGTAAAAAAGCCATTAATTACTCCTTATTGTCCGGTTATATTGTTATTCGCTGAATTTGTTCTCCAATTGTTCTTTCGACATCGTGACTTCCCGCGGCTTGCTGCCCTGCGCCGGACCAACCACACCGTATTCTTCCAGTTGATCCATCAGACGGCCTGCCCGGCTGTGACCTACTTTTAATCTGCGCTGCAAATAAGAGACCGAACCCTGTCCGGATTCGATTACGATACGGGCTGCCTGCAGGAAAAAGTCATCCAGATCGCCCGTATCGGTTTCTTCGTTTCCCAATTCTTCCGGAGTCAGGATGGCTTCGTTAAAGACAGGCGCTCCCTGCATTTTGACATGCGCAATCACCGCATCCAATTCCTTTTCGGAAATATAAGCACCCTGAATACGGATCGGTTTGGGAATCCCCATCGGCTGAAACAGCATATCACCGCGGCCCAGCAATTTCTCGGCGCCGTTCATGTCCAGAATGATGCGGGAATCCGTGCCGGAAGAAACCGCGAAAGCGATGCGGGAAGGGATATTTGCCTTAATCGTACCGGTGATCACATCGGCGGAAGGCCGTTGGGTACCCATCACCAGATGAATCCCGCAGGCCCGCGCCAACTGGGCGATGCGGATAATCGATTCTTCCACATCTTCCTTGGCTACGATCATCAGATCCGCCAATTCATCGATAAAGACGATCCAATAGGGCAAAGCTTCGCGTTCGCCGCTTGCATTGACTCTCTCATTGAACTGGCCGATGCTCTTGACTCCCAGCACGGCGAACAATTCGTAGCGCCGGTCCATTTCTCTGGTAACGGAACGCAGCACACCGGCCGCTTTTTTGGGATCGGTCACCACCGGTGACAACAGATGCGGAATACCGTTATAGTTGATCATTTCCACCACCTTGGGGTCGATCATGATCATTTTCACTTGCTGCGGCGAAAAGCGATACAGTAAACTGGTAATGATACAATTCATGCAGACACTTTTGCCGGAACCGGTGGCGCCGGCAATCAGAAGATGCGGCATCTTGGTCAAGTCCGTCACAATCGTCCGGCCGGCGATATCCTTGCCCAGCGCCACGATCACCCCTTGATCGGAATTCTGAAATTCCGATGAAGACAGCACATCACGGATGGCCACAATGGCGACCTCTTTGTTCGGTACTTCAATACCGATGGCAGGTTTGCCGGGAATGGGCGCTTCAATCCGCACCCCGGTCGCCGCCAGGCTCAGCGCAATATCATCGGCCAAACTGGCTACTTTATTGACGCGAATTCCCGGCGCCAACTGCAGTTCATAGCGGGTGATCGCCGGACCGCAGCTGACATGCACCACTTTGGCTTTAACACCAAAAACGGCCAGCGTCTGCTCCAATTGATCGGTTTTCTCTTCCAACTCCGCCATGCGGTTCTTGGGCATCGCCAAGCCGGCGGCAAGCAATTCCAGGGATGGTTTGATATAGGCGGATACTTGACGCTGCGGCAGAACACTGGCTTCCACATCTTCTCTGGCAGTGCTTTTTCCGACGACAGTCCGTGAACTCTCTTTGCGCTGCGGCAGATTCTGCACTTTATCACCTGACACGCGCTGCGGAACAGCGGCAGCCGGACTGCCATTGGCTGACGGCGCTGCATCCATAGCGATACTCTCCACGGTAAAACGAGGTTTTGGCGGCCGCACAGCCGGTTCTTCTGCCCCTAAATACAGCTGCGCAGTGTTTTGCTGATAAACCAATTCCGTATCCGGGGTCAATTCCGTCACTTCATAGGCCGGTGAAACGGACAAAGCTTCCTGCTGTCTCTTTTCCCCCGCAATCCGGATGGAGCTCAGCCGTTTCTCCGGTGAAATTTCTGCGGCAGCCTCGGCCGACTGCCGATTGACCGGTCCGCTCCACTGCGGCTGCTTCGTTTCCGCGGGTTTGGCTATGCCGGTTCCACTTTGAGTCTGTTGATTTTTGCTAAAAACAGGCAGACTGATTTTCGGTCTGGCCTGGAATAATCGCTTGATCTGCCGTCCGAACAGCGTCAGGAAAAACGACGGTGCCAGGTGACTGATAAGACAAACCGCCACAAAGGCCAGTAAGAGCAAAACTAAAATACTGCCGGCGGTACCCACGATTTGTAAAATTCCGTTCAACAAGGAAGAACCGAGAATTCCACCCGCCTGGCGAAAGGTCTCTTCCACCATAATTTCTTTCTGTTGAAACCAAAAAACCAAGGCGACCGACATCAGCACAACGAAATTTAAAAGGATGATCCCAATCAGCAAACCGGCGCGGATGCAGCTTGGGCGCGCCAATAAAACAGCCAGACAAAAATATAATAAGGTAGCAACCGGCAGGATGGCTGCGCTGCCGAACAAATAACGGAAAAAATCGGCCAATACGCTGCCGATACTGCCTGTTTTATCGTAAAAAAAACTGATGCCGATATAAATTAAAACAAAGGAACCCACCAAAGGCAGCAGCCATTTTACGAAACGCAAAAACCCTTCACCGAAAATAGGTTTTGACGCCGGCTTTTTTCTGCGGCGTTTTTTGGTCTCGGTCAAATCAATCACCTCTGTTAATTTTCTAATGCATAAGTTGATTATACCACAAGCGATAAGAACTATACAAGAAAAAAGCCACCGCTAACGGCAGCTTTCATTTCTGAATCCGATCGTTTAAATATCCAGAATAACCGGCAGTACCATCGGTCTGCGCCTGGTTTTTTCAAACAGCATTTTCGATACAGCATCCTTGACGAGACCGCGGAAAAGCGCCGGATCGTAATTTTTCATATCCGTTGCCCGCACAAAATCGGCCAATTTCTGCCTCACTTCATCCATCAATGCTTCCGATTCTTTGGTATAAACAAAACCGCGGGTGATCAGTTCGGGCAAGCCTACCAGTTGTTTGCTGCGCCGTTTCAGGGCCAGAGCCACAATCACCACGCCATCCTGCGCCAGCAATTTTCGGTCTTTCAGCACTACATTGCCGATGTCTCCCACACCCAAACCATCCACCAGCACTTTTTCAGCCGGGACCCGGTCGGTAATGGCAGCGCCCAGGTCGCTGAATTCCAAGACTTCGCCGTTGGTCAGAATGAAAATATCCTCATCCTGCCAACCCAGTTGCTCCGCCAGATATTTATGCTGCATCATATGGCGCATTTCGCCGTGAATAGGGATAAAATACTTGGGATTGGTCAGCGACAGCACCAGCTTCAGTTCGTCCTGACCGGCGTGGGAACTGATCTGATTGCGGGAAATCAGATCATAAACCTGCTCTGCTCCCTGGCGATAGAGCATATCAATGGTGCGAATAAAGGTTTTTTCGGTGCCGGCATGATAAGAACCGGTCAGAATAACCGTGTCATCTTTTTCCAACGGGAAACGCTGGCCGCTCTCCCCGCTTAGGGGGCTCAGATAAGGCTCGCCCGGAATGGAAGCCAATAAAACGATGCCGGGTTTGCTTTTGACATTGCCGTGGTGGTTCTTATTCTGTGCCGAAGCCACATTGTGGCGGCTGTAGGTCAGACAACCGGCGCTTTCCGCCCGCTCCATCACATTCAGCAGCTGCTCGGTTGGTATGGAGACGCGGCGGCCGGTTTCTTCCGCTATGGTCAGTACCTGCTGCACGCGCACCAAATCGGTGATATAGAGATGGATGATTACGCGCCCCGGCGCATGACGGATCATGTCGGAGAGCTGTTCGCCAATTGCTTTTTCCGAAAGTGTGCTGCCCCGATATTCCGCATTGACAGAATCGGAAAGCAAAACCAAAACCCCTTCGCGGCCTAAGGTGCCAAAGCGATCGAGATCGGTACGTTTGCCATCCACCGGCGTATAATCGACTTTAAAATCACCGGTGTGAATGATCCAGCCCATCTCGGTTTTAATTGCTACGCCGCAGGCATCGCCGATATCATGATTGACATGAATCAGCTCACAAAGCATCTGTCCCAACATAAACGGTTTGCCGGCTTCAATGGTATTCATCTGCACCGGTTCGAAATAATCGTATTCGTTGAGATAGAAACGCGCCATCGCTAAAGTCAGCTTGGTGCCGTAAACCGGCAGATTGAGCTGTTCCAACAGATACGGCAAAGCGCCGATATGATCCTCATGACCATGTGTCAGGATCAAACCCTTGATCTTATCCTGATTTTCCAGGAGAATACTGACATCCGGGATGACGACGTCAATTCCCAGCATACCATCCTCCGGCATAGCGGAGCCGGAATCGATGATCACCCAATCGTCTCCCACACAGACGATCATCATATTCTTACCCAACTCACCCAAGCCGCCCAGCGGAATCAATTTGATACTTTGACCGATTGACATTTTTACTTCCATCCTTTAGCTGATTTCTTATACTAAAATCGAATAATTGTTTCGATTTTCAGGTCATCTGCAACACAAAAATCTGAAAAGTACACAGTATAGTTTACTTCCACAATAGCGCTGCGCTTTCCTTCTTTCTCCCTGTAATACATTGGAATACATTGGAACACCAAAAAAGGCAGCCGATGAATTTGATCTCATTCATCGGCTGCGCTTGAGAATTCCTGATGGATTAATTTTTATAGATCGATGGTATCGACAAACTTTACCTGGGCATACAGATGAATATCCCTGACGATTTGCAGCAGGATCGCCACCGTGCCGGCAGCGTCGTTCAGATCCATTACTTCAATGGGAGAATGCGAATAGCGGCGCGGAATGGTTAAAGCGCCGGTAACTATACCGTGTCCGGCTAAATGAATAGCGGCGGCATCGGTATTACCGCCGATGAACACCGTCTGTTGATAAGGCACGCCGGCTTTTTCGCAGCATTGGATCAGGATATGCTTCATGATGGGATTTAAGAGCATGCCGCGGGCACCGCTGCCGCTTAAAACCTGAATGACAGGTCCTTTGCCAATGGCAACCGGCAGTTCTTTGATATAATTGACATCCGGAGTATCGCCGGCCGGCATGGTATCCAAAGCAATCGCAAAATCGGGCTTCAGCCGATTGCTGACCATTTGTGCGCCGCGCAAACCCACTTCTTCCTGCACCGTGATCACGCCGTACAAGGTTCCGGCGAAATCGATGGTTTGCAGCTGTTCGAATAAAACCAGCATGACAGCACAGCCGATCCGGTCGTCCAGGGCTTTGCCGCAGACCCGGTCGGTATTGCTGAAACTATGAAAATAAGGCCAATGGTAAATGGGGTCGCCGATTTTAATCCCCATTTCAGCCACTTCTGCGTCGCTGTTGGCGCCGATATCAATATAAAGATCACGGTGTTTGATGACTTCACTTTTCTCTTTCTCACTCATCAGATGACCGGCTTTGACTCCGACCACCCCAAAATGGCCGTTGATGCCAATCTGTCTGCCCAGTAAAAGAGAATCCACAGTGCCGCCGATTTTTTCAAAACGAATGAAACCGCTTTTCTCCACACTCTTCACAATGGCGCCGATTTCGTCACTATGCGCCGTGATCATCAGGTTTGGACCGGCTTTCTTACCTTTCTTGACCGCAATCAGATTGCCAAAGGCATCCACTTCCACGGAATCGGCCAACGGCAGGAACTTTTCATACAAGGCTTTGACAACTCTTTGCTCCTGACCGGAAACACCGGGAATCAGCATTAGGTTATTCAGATAACTACGCAGTTTCTCTTTCATTGACATGCCCTCCTTAAAGGATTTTTTACTGCAGAACTTGAAATAAGTGACAACACAACGGAAAGGAGTTTTCAACATGAAGATTCTCTCATACCATCCCTTGACCAAAGCCCAGACCGACAAATTAAAAAGTTTGGGGGATATCGATCTGACTATTCTTTCGGCAGGCGAAGATCCGATTCCTCTATTGAAAAATACGGAAATTTGTTTCTCGGAATCGCGCTTTTCTGCCGCTTCACTGCAAGCTGCCCCCCATTTGAAGTGGCTGCAGGTCTCCAGCGCCGGGGTCAATAACGTCCCGCTGAAAGAACTGGAACAGCGCAAGATTCTCTTGACCAATGTACGCGGCATGCACGGCGACTGCATCTCCGAATATGTCCTGGCCATGATGTTTGCCTTGAACCGTAAATTGCCCTATGTGCTGGAAAATCAACGGGCCAGCAAATGGCAGAAGTTTGGTCAGTCGATGCTAAAAGATAAAACGCTCGGCATCATCGGTTTGGGCGGTATCGGTCAGGTATTGGCCGATAAAGCCGCCGCCCTCGGTATGCATGTCATTGGCTTGCGCAACAGCAACAAAGCAGCCGAGCATGTGGAACGCATTTATCACAATGACCATTTGACTGACTTTATGGCCGCTTCCGATTATGTGGCAGTCTGCTGCCCCTTAACCCCCGAAACAACCGGCCTGGTCAGCGCAGCCGCCATTGCCGCCATGAAGCCCACCGCTTCCCTGATCAACATAGCCCGCGGTCTGGTGGTGGACGAAGCAGCCTTAATTGCGGCATTGCAAAATAAGCGCATCGCTTCCGCCGCCCTGGATGTCTTTCAGGTGGAACCGCTGCCTGTCTCCAGCCCCTTGTGGCAGCTGGACAATGTGATTTTGACCCCGCATGTGGCCGGCGACATGGAAGACTACACCGAACGGGCCGCCGCGATTTTTGTGGAAAATGTGGAGCATTATCTGAAGAACGAACCCCTGCGCGGCCTGGTGGATTACAAATTGGGGTATTAAGGGCGGATTAGAACGCGTCAGGGCGAGTTGAGACGCGTTACTAACACTTTTGATGAATTAAAGACCTTGCACCGGGTAGATCGGGGAAAATCCCGCTATGTCTGAATCAAGGAAAATTTCGTACAATGAATAAGCAAAAATCTTGTACCGTATATGAAAGAGGCCGCAGTAATGAACAATTGCCGCAGCCTCTTTTAAATCGTTCCTCAGTTTACTCTTTTCATTATTTACAAAAGCGTAAATTGTAGGGAACGGTCTTGACCGTTCCGCGTTCTTTTCCTTTCAATTAACCGTCATTTTCATTCCTTACAAATACGCATCTGCATAACATTCTCAACCGTTCTGTACTTCACACTCATCAATTGATTCAACCTTTTCATTCCTTACCTATGCACAATGTAAGGAACGGTCTTGACCGTTCCGCGTTCCTAACCTATCCGATCGCAACAATCGGATCCCCGATATTGATCGCAAGCGAACTAATTACATACAACACGGTCGCATCTTGCGAAGCAAAATACTCTCCCAGTGTGTTGGTAAAATAATCCCTAATCTCCCCCAGCTTTTGCCCCTTAACAACCAAATCACCCGGTTTCACGGCAGGATACCAACAACCGGTTTGTTCTGCGGCGGAACCAATCATCTTCGGCAGTATCACGGTGGAACCCAAATTCTTAGGTTCCCCTGACAGTACTCTTAAGTACCTCAGGACATTTTTTACTCCCTTGAGATAGACCAGGACTTCTTCTTCGCTCCACAAACCACACTGCCCAATTTCTGCCAAAAATCCCGGAATTCCTGAGACAGCGGCAGAACCAAAGGAGCCAGTAACCGACATGGAGCCGACAACATACTTGATTCCCATCGCTGCCGCCGCTTCTTCTGAAATTTTCTGAACATCCGCTTTCGCCGCAACCGAGTAAAGAACAAAAGGCACCAGTGCTTCATGAATATCTCCGCCATGTAAATCCATATAAAAATCAGCTTGTGAGAAAAGTTCTGACGTGATGGTATAGGCGATCCGCTCGCTAAAAGTACCGGTCGCCTTTCCCGGGAATAG harbors:
- a CDS encoding YgiQ family radical SAM protein — its product is MAFLPMNAAEMQVRAWDTCDFIMVCGDAYVDHPSFGSAIISRMLEAEGFRVGMIAQPNWQDDKQFTQLGRPRLAFLVSSGNLDSMLNNYTANKKRRSEDDYAAGGVGGKRPNRAVTVYSQIIRRLYGDVPIILGGIEASLRKMAHYDYWDDKVLPSILADSQADLLIYGMGEKQIKEIAKYAQRGVPLTKLHEIAGSAYLQEVFSPEENTVEVPSYEQVANNKRSYAAAFRLSELEQNPFSGKKLAQKQKTNWLIVNPPAKPLSTAELDAVYDLPYERAWHPSYDALGGVPALQEVEFSITSHRGCFGGCNFCAITSHQGRIIQARSHESILREIRQMTTSKRFKGYIHDIGGPSANFRIPSCQKQLTVGTCSNRQCLFPEPCPNLNADHSDYFALLREARMIPKVKKVFVRSGVRYDYLLADPKGRAYLKELCQYHISGQLKVAPEHVADSVLRTMGKPGVSVFNRFRKMYEEVNRELGRDQFLVPYFMTSHPGCSLQDAVILAEYVRDLGFQPEQVQDFIPTPGSVSTAMYYTGINPMTGEAVSVVKTVEKRKLQRALLQYRRPDNREEVLKALHQAGREDLIGYDKNSLIRPAGNLQLKKTRRSGYKKPNPGVKK
- a CDS encoding DNA translocase FtsK codes for the protein MTETKKRRRKKPASKPIFGEGFLRFVKWLLPLVGSFVLIYIGISFFYDKTGSIGSVLADFFRYLFGSAAILPVATLLYFCLAVLLARPSCIRAGLLIGIILLNFVVLMSVALVFWFQQKEIMVEETFRQAGGILGSSLLNGILQIVGTAGSILVLLLLAFVAVCLISHLAPSFFLTLFGRQIKRLFQARPKISLPVFSKNQQTQSGTGIAKPAETKQPQWSGPVNRQSAEAAAEISPEKRLSSIRIAGEKRQQEALSVSPAYEVTELTPDTELVYQQNTAQLYLGAEEPAVRPPKPRFTVESIAMDAAPSANGSPAAAVPQRVSGDKVQNLPQRKESSRTVVGKSTAREDVEASVLPQRQVSAYIKPSLELLAAGLAMPKNRMAELEEKTDQLEQTLAVFGVKAKVVHVSCGPAITRYELQLAPGIRVNKVASLADDIALSLAATGVRIEAPIPGKPAIGIEVPNKEVAIVAIRDVLSSSEFQNSDQGVIVALGKDIAGRTIVTDLTKMPHLLIAGATGSGKSVCMNCIITSLLYRFSPQQVKMIMIDPKVVEMINYNGIPHLLSPVVTDPKKAAGVLRSVTREMDRRYELFAVLGVKSIGQFNERVNASGEREALPYWIVFIDELADLMIVAKEDVEESIIRIAQLARACGIHLVMGTQRPSADVITGTIKANIPSRIAFAVSSGTDSRIILDMNGAEKLLGRGDMLFQPMGIPKPIRIQGAYISEKELDAVIAHVKMQGAPVFNEAILTPEELGNEETDTGDLDDFFLQAARIVIESGQGSVSYLQRRLKVGHSRAGRLMDQLEEYGVVGPAQGSKPREVTMSKEQLENKFSE
- a CDS encoding ribonuclease J, which codes for MSIGQSIKLIPLGGLGELGKNMMIVCVGDDWVIIDSGSAMPEDGMLGIDVVIPDVSILLENQDKIKGLILTHGHEDHIGALPYLLEQLNLPVYGTKLTLAMARFYLNEYDYFEPVQMNTIEAGKPFMLGQMLCELIHVNHDIGDACGVAIKTEMGWIIHTGDFKVDYTPVDGKRTDLDRFGTLGREGVLVLLSDSVNAEYRGSTLSEKAIGEQLSDMIRHAPGRVIIHLYITDLVRVQQVLTIAEETGRRVSIPTEQLLNVMERAESAGCLTYSRHNVASAQNKNHHGNVKSKPGIVLLASIPGEPYLSPLSGESGQRFPLEKDDTVILTGSYHAGTEKTFIRTIDMLYRQGAEQVYDLISRNQISSHAGQDELKLVLSLTNPKYFIPIHGEMRHMMQHKYLAEQLGWQDEDIFILTNGEVLEFSDLGAAITDRVPAEKVLVDGLGVGDIGNVVLKDRKLLAQDGVVIVALALKRRSKQLVGLPELITRGFVYTKESEALMDEVRQKLADFVRATDMKNYDPALFRGLVKDAVSKMLFEKTRRRPMVLPVILDI
- a CDS encoding M20/M25/M40 family metallo-hydrolase produces the protein MKEKLRSYLNNLMLIPGVSGQEQRVVKALYEKFLPLADSVEVDAFGNLIAVKKGKKAGPNLMITAHSDEIGAIVKSVEKSGFIRFEKIGGTVDSLLLGRQIGINGHFGVVGVKAGHLMSEKEKSEVIKHRDLYIDIGANSDAEVAEMGIKIGDPIYHWPYFHSFSNTDRVCGKALDDRIGCAVMLVLFEQLQTIDFAGTLYGVITVQEEVGLRGAQMVSNRLKPDFAIALDTMPAGDTPDVNYIKELPVAIGKGPVIQVLSGSGARGMLLNPIMKHILIQCCEKAGVPYQQTVFIGGNTDAAAIHLAGHGIVTGALTIPRRYSHSPIEVMDLNDAAGTVAILLQIVRDIHLYAQVKFVDTIDL
- a CDS encoding D-2-hydroxyacid dehydrogenase; its protein translation is MKILSYHPLTKAQTDKLKSLGDIDLTILSAGEDPIPLLKNTEICFSESRFSAASLQAAPHLKWLQVSSAGVNNVPLKELEQRKILLTNVRGMHGDCISEYVLAMMFALNRKLPYVLENQRASKWQKFGQSMLKDKTLGIIGLGGIGQVLADKAAALGMHVIGLRNSNKAAEHVERIYHNDHLTDFMAASDYVAVCCPLTPETTGLVSAAAIAAMKPTASLINIARGLVVDEAALIAALQNKRIASAALDVFQVEPLPVSSPLWQLDNVILTPHVAGDMEDYTERAAAIFVENVEHYLKNEPLRGLVDYKLGY
- a CDS encoding succinylglutamate desuccinylase/aspartoacylase family protein; the protein is MSDLFKVANLSVEQGKKIQGFLKVYNSEVEMPITLINGAKPGKTVVITGGTHGGEYPGVETAIRLASQLNPDEVSGRIAIVHPVNVRAFLAKTQYVGPDDGKNLNRLFPGKATGTFSERIAYTITSELFSQADFYMDLHGGDIHEALVPFVLYSVAAKADVQKISEEAAAAMGIKYVVGSMSVTGSFGSAAVSGIPGFLAEIGQCGLWSEEEVLVYLKGVKNVLRYLRVLSGEPKNLGSTVILPKMIGSAAEQTGCWYPAVKPGDLVVKGQKLGEIRDYFTNTLGEYFASQDATVLYVISSLAINIGDPIVAIG